The region CCGCCGCCAAGGTCGCCATAGACGCCGGTGGTGGAGAGATACCCGATCCAGTCGGGGAAGGCGTTCGCCTCGGCCAGGGCCGGGACCAGGGTGTTGAGGCCGGGGCACCCCTCCGCCGTCGGCGGGGCGGAGATGAGGATGGCCGAGACCCCCTTGAGCGCCGCGACCAGGGCGGGGCGGTCGTCGCCGGCCACCGCCTCGACGCCCAGGGCCCGCAGATCGGCGGCCTTGCCCGCATCACGGGCGACGGCGGTGGTGGTCCAGCCGCTGGGGGACAGGCGCGTTGCGAGGGCGCGGGCGGTATAGCCGTGGCCGAAGGTCAAAAGCTTCACGTCCGCATCATGGGACTGATGCGGCGGCGGCGTCCAGCTACTCGACAGTCACCGACTTGGCCAGATTGCGTGGCTGATCCACGTCCGCGCCCTTCTGGACGGCCACGTGATAGGCCAGAAGCTGGATCGGGGCGGACATGACCAGCGGCGCGATCAGCGGGTCGCAGGGCGGGGCGGTCATGACCACGCGGGCGCCGGCCGGGGCGTGCTTGGCGCCCTGCGGGTCGGTGATGAAGACCACCTGGCCGCCACGGGCCATGACCTCGCTCATGTTCGAGGCCGACTTTTCGAAATAGCTGTCGAAGGGGGCCAGGATGATGATCGGGGTATTCTCGTCCACCAGGGCGATGGGACCGTGCTTCAACTCGCCGGCCGCATAACCTTCGGCGTGGATGTAGCTGATTTCCTTGAGCTTCAAGGCGCCTTCCAGAGCCAGGGCCGACATCGGGCCGCGGCCGAGATAGAGGACGTCGCGGGCCTTGGCGATCTCCGACGCCACGGCGCGGACGGCGTCTTCCAGCTGGATGGATTCGGCGATCAGGCGCGGGGCTTCCAGCAGCACCTTGACCAGACGCTCTTCCTCGGCGGCGTCGATGCGGCCCCGGGCGCGGGCGGCGGCAACGGCGATGGCGGTCAGGACGCTGACCTGTGCGGTGAAGGCCTTGGTCGAGGCGACGCCGATCTCGGGGCCGCAGTGGATCGGCCACACCACATCGACCTCGCGGGCCATGGTGGATTCCACGGCGTTGACCACGGCGGCGCTCTTCATCCCCTTGGCCTGGCAGTAGCGCAGGGCGGCGAGGGTGTCGGCGGTCTCGCCCGACTGGCTCATGGCGATGGCCAGGGCGGTGGGGCGGATCGAGGGCTCGCGGTAGCGGAACTCAGACGCGATCTCCACGTCCACGGGCAGGTCGGCGTACTTCTCGATCAGGTACTTGCCGATCATGCCGGCGATGTAGGAGGTGCCGCAGGCGACGATCTGGATGCGCTCCAGGTTGGCCCAGTCGATGTCGCCGGGCACGGCGGTGCGGGCGCCGATGGGGTCCACATAGGCGGCGATGGTGCGTTGGCACCCCTCCGGCTGATCGTGGATCTCCTTTTCCATGAAGTGGCGATAGTTGCCCTTCTCCATCAGGGCGACGGAGGAGGCGACGACCTTCACCGGGCGGCTGACCTCCGCGCCGGTGTGATCGAAGACACGGGCGGACGTGTGGTCCACGGCGGCGTAGTCGCCGTCCTCTAGATAGAGCACGCGGTTGGTGAAGGGGCCGACAGCCAAAGCGTCGGAGCCGATGAACATCTCGCCGTCGCCATAGCCGACCACCAGGGGCGGGCCGTTGCGGGCGCCGAAGATCATCTCGCTCTCGCCCATGATCAGCACGCACAGGGCATAGGCGCCGGACAGGCGGTCCAGGGTCGCCTTGAAGGCGGCGAGGGGGTCCTTGCCCTCGATCAGGTTCTGGTCGATCAGGTGAGCGACGACCTCGGTGTCGGTGTCGCTGGAGAAGACGCGGCCCTTGGCCTGAAGCTCGGCCTTCAGCTCGGCGAAGTTCTCGATGATGCCGTTGTGGACCACGGCCACGCGGCCGGCGATGTGCGGATGGGCGTTGCGCTCGGTCGGGGCGCCATGGGTGGCCCAGCGGGTGTGGCCGATGCCGGTCTGGGCGACCAGCGGGTCGGCGGCCAGGACCGATTCCAGCTCGCGCAGCTTGCCCGGCGCGCGGCGGCGCTCCAGCACGCCGTTGACCTGGGCGGCGACGCCGGCGCTGTCATAGCCCCGATACTCAAGGCGCTTGAGGCTTTCCACGAGACGTTCGGCCACCGGGGCCTTGCCGACGATTCCGATGATGCCGCACATGGAACGCTTTGATCCTTTGTCGAATGCGCCGGACGGGTTTAATCCTGCCCCGACGCAGGCTTGCGGCGAGGCTTTATCACCCGGCGCCGCTTCGCCCGCATAAATCTAGATTTCGCATCGTTTCGCACGAGTCTCAGACCTATGGCCAAGCGCTCTTACTTCGGCACCGACGGCATCCGCGGCCAGGCCAACCAGCATCCGATGACGGCGGAGGTCGCGCTGCGCGTGGGTCTGGCGGCGGGCAAGCTGTTCCGCTCGCGCGACGACCGCCGCCATCTGGTGGTGATCGGCAAGGATACGCGGCTGTCGGGCTACATGATCGAGCCGGCCCTGGTGGCGGGCTTCACCAGCGTGGGCATGGACGTGCGGCTGTTCGGCCCGCTGCCGACGCCGGCGGTGGCGATGATGACCCGCTCCATGCGCGCGGACCTGGGCGTGATGATCAGCGCCAGCCACAACAACTTCGCCGACAACGGCATCAAGCTGTTCGGGCCGGACGGCTACAAGCTGTCGGACACCCAGGAGCTGGAGATCGAGTCCTACATGGACGAGGGCCTGCAGGAGGGTCTGGCGACCCCGGCGGCGCTGGGCCGTGTGAAGCGCATCGACGACGCTCAGGCCCGCTATGTGGAGATCGTCAAGGCGACCTTCCCGCGCCAGATGAACCTGTCGGGCCTGCGCGTGGTGATCGATGGGGCCAACGGCGCCGCCTACAAGGTCGCGCCGACCGTGCTGTACGAGCTGGGCGCGGAGGTGATCCCCGTGGGCATCGACCCGGACGGGGTGAACATCAACGCCGACTGCGGCTCGACCCATCCGGCGGCCATGGCCAAGGCGGTGAAGGAATACCGCGCCGATATCGGCATCGCCCTGGACGGGGACGCCGACCGGCTGGTGATCTGCGACGAGAACGGCCTGGTGGTGGACGGCGACCAGATCATGGCGATCATCGCCACCGCCTACGCCAAGCGTGGCCTGCTGAAGGGCGGCGGCGTGGTGGCGACGGTGATGTCCAACCTGGGCCTGGAGCGCCTGATGGCGTCCAAGGGGCTGAAGCTGGAGCGCACCGGGGTGGGCGACCGCTACGTCATGGCCCGCATGCGCGAGGGCGGCTTCAACCTGGGCGGCGAGCAGTCGGGCCACGTGATCCTTTCGGACTTCTCGACCACGGGCGACGGCCTGATCGCGGCGTTGCAGGTGCTGGCCGTGCTGGTCGACAGTGGCGAGCCGATGAGCAAGCTGGCGCGTCAGTTCGAGCCCGTGCCGCAGAAGCTGGAGAACGTCCGCTTCGCCGCCGGGGCCAAGCCGCTGGAGCACGATAAGGTCAAGGCCGCGATCGCCGACGCCGAGGGCAAGCTGAACGGCTCCGGCCGGGTGCTGGTCCGGGCTTCGGGCACCGAGCCCCTGATCCGCGTCATGGCCGAGGGCGACGACGAAAAGCTGGTCAACAAGCTGGTCAAGGAAATCGCCGGCGCGGTGAAGTCGGCGGCGGCTTGATCTAACTCCGCTCACCCCGGCGAAGGCCGGGGCCCAGGTGAAGCCCTGCTGGCTCACCGGATGAATCTGGGTCCCGGCCTTCGCCGGGATGAGCGGGTTGGGGTGTCACTCCGCCAGCATCGCCAGCAGGGCGAAGCTGGCGAGCCAGTGTTCGCCCATATAGTCGCCGGAGACGTGGGGCAGGGCGTCGGCCATGTGGCGTTCGGCGGCTTGCAGGGCGGCGGTCTTGGCGTCGCCATCCAGCGTCCCCGCGATGCCGCGCCAGCACCAGGCGCGCGACAGGTTCAGGCCGTCCAGGTGAGCGATCTTGCCGTCGCTGCGGTCGCTGACCGTGGCGGGGGTGAACAGGGTCGCCGGGGACTGCTGCGCCACGCGCGGCAGGAAGGCGGCGAACCAGGTCTTGAAGGCGTCCGCCGGCAGCATGCGGCGCATGCATTCGGCCTCCATCAGGGCTGAGGACAGGAACTCATCGCCGCTGGGCTCCCAGGCCTGGCAGTCGGCGTCCTGGCCGTACCAGCCTTGCGCTGTCTCGCGGCACAGGTCGGCCAGGGCGGGGTCGTTGGCCTGCGCCCAGTCCAACGTCAGGGTCAGGGCGAAGGCGGTGTTGAAGTGCGTGCCGACCCGGATCGGGTAGGTCGCCTTGGGCAGGAAGGCCTTGAACCGGTCGGCGAAGGCCAGGGCCAGCGGCTTGAGGGTCGGGCCCCAAGGGGCGTCGTGGCGGTCCAGCTCCGCCGCCAGCATCAGGAGCCAGGCCCAGCCGTAGGGTCGCTCGAAACCTCGGCTCGACGCGCGGTCGAGATAGGCGCGCTCGGTCTCCACCTTCGCCGCCGTGAAGGCGTCGTCGAACAGGGCGCGGATGGCGCCGGCTTTGGGCGTGTCCGGATGCAGGCGCAGCAAGGTCGCCAGGGTCCAGTAGCCGTGGACGCAGGAGTGCCAGTCGAAGCTGCCGAAGAAGATCGGATGCAGCACGCGCGGCGCCAGGACGTCGGCCTCGCTCTCCATCACGTGGTCGGCCTTGTAGGGCCAGGGCTTGGTCACGTGACCAAGCGCGATGGAGGTGAAGAGAGAGGCGGTCGCCTCAGAAACGGAAGACGAGGACATACATCAGCACTGTGTTGGCGAAGAGCAGGATGAGGGCGGTGGGGACCTGGGCCTTGATGACCCCGTTCTTGTCCTTCAGCTCCAGCAGGGCGGCGGGGACGAGGTTGAAGTTGGCGGCCATGGGGGTCATCAGCGTGCCGCAGAAGCCCGACAGCATGCCGATGGCGCACATGATCGCCGGATCGCCGCCGAACTTCAGGACGATCAGCGGCAGGCCGACGCCCGCGGTCATCACCGGGAAGGCGGCGAAGGCGTTGCCCATGACCATGGTGAAGAGCGCCATGCCCACCGTGTAGGTGACCACGGCGGCGAGTTGCGAGCCCTCCGGCAGCCAGGCGGTGGTCAGGGCGCCGACCGCCTCGCCCACCCCGGCGGCGGCGAAGACCGCGCCCAGGGCCGCCAGCATCTGCGGCAGCAGCAGAGCCCAGCCAACCTGATCGAACAGGCGGCGGCCTTCCTGCAGCGGCTCTGTCGGCTTGGCGCGCAGCATGGGCATGGAGACCGCCAGGGACAGAATGATGCC is a window of Caulobacter sp. NIBR2454 DNA encoding:
- the glmM gene encoding phosphoglucosamine mutase codes for the protein MAKRSYFGTDGIRGQANQHPMTAEVALRVGLAAGKLFRSRDDRRHLVVIGKDTRLSGYMIEPALVAGFTSVGMDVRLFGPLPTPAVAMMTRSMRADLGVMISASHNNFADNGIKLFGPDGYKLSDTQELEIESYMDEGLQEGLATPAALGRVKRIDDAQARYVEIVKATFPRQMNLSGLRVVIDGANGAAYKVAPTVLYELGAEVIPVGIDPDGVNINADCGSTHPAAMAKAVKEYRADIGIALDGDADRLVICDENGLVVDGDQIMAIIATAYAKRGLLKGGGVVATVMSNLGLERLMASKGLKLERTGVGDRYVMARMREGGFNLGGEQSGHVILSDFSTTGDGLIAALQVLAVLVDSGEPMSKLARQFEPVPQKLENVRFAAGAKPLEHDKVKAAIADAEGKLNGSGRVLVRASGTEPLIRVMAEGDDEKLVNKLVKEIAGAVKSAAA
- a CDS encoding DUF2891 domain-containing protein; the protein is MSSSSVSEATASLFTSIALGHVTKPWPYKADHVMESEADVLAPRVLHPIFFGSFDWHSCVHGYWTLATLLRLHPDTPKAGAIRALFDDAFTAAKVETERAYLDRASSRGFERPYGWAWLLMLAAELDRHDAPWGPTLKPLALAFADRFKAFLPKATYPIRVGTHFNTAFALTLTLDWAQANDPALADLCRETAQGWYGQDADCQAWEPSGDEFLSSALMEAECMRRMLPADAFKTWFAAFLPRVAQQSPATLFTPATVSDRSDGKIAHLDGLNLSRAWCWRGIAGTLDGDAKTAALQAAERHMADALPHVSGDYMGEHWLASFALLAMLAE
- a CDS encoding DUF979 domain-containing protein — encoded protein: MIGLELLYAIAGTMFGVIAIFSAVDKTNPKRWKNAAFWGLFAVCFLFGSHLPDLANGGIVIAMVLVAGFGGLGQGKPTTTSIEERKVSAATHRNRLFLCALIIPAVALTGTMLFKHLTFGGVHPVDPKQATLVSLVLGIILSLAVSMPMLRAKPTEPLQEGRRLFDQVGWALLLPQMLAALGAVFAAAGVGEAVGALTTAWLPEGSQLAAVVTYTVGMALFTMVMGNAFAAFPVMTAGVGLPLIVLKFGGDPAIMCAIGMLSGFCGTLMTPMAANFNLVPAALLELKDKNGVIKAQVPTALILLFANTVLMYVLVFRF
- the glmS gene encoding glutamine--fructose-6-phosphate transaminase (isomerizing), with protein sequence MCGIIGIVGKAPVAERLVESLKRLEYRGYDSAGVAAQVNGVLERRRAPGKLRELESVLAADPLVAQTGIGHTRWATHGAPTERNAHPHIAGRVAVVHNGIIENFAELKAELQAKGRVFSSDTDTEVVAHLIDQNLIEGKDPLAAFKATLDRLSGAYALCVLIMGESEMIFGARNGPPLVVGYGDGEMFIGSDALAVGPFTNRVLYLEDGDYAAVDHTSARVFDHTGAEVSRPVKVVASSVALMEKGNYRHFMEKEIHDQPEGCQRTIAAYVDPIGARTAVPGDIDWANLERIQIVACGTSYIAGMIGKYLIEKYADLPVDVEIASEFRYREPSIRPTALAIAMSQSGETADTLAALRYCQAKGMKSAAVVNAVESTMAREVDVVWPIHCGPEIGVASTKAFTAQVSVLTAIAVAAARARGRIDAAEEERLVKVLLEAPRLIAESIQLEDAVRAVASEIAKARDVLYLGRGPMSALALEGALKLKEISYIHAEGYAAGELKHGPIALVDENTPIIILAPFDSYFEKSASNMSEVMARGGQVVFITDPQGAKHAPAGARVVMTAPPCDPLIAPLVMSAPIQLLAYHVAVQKGADVDQPRNLAKSVTVE